A region of Haloplanus sp. XH21 DNA encodes the following proteins:
- a CDS encoding beta-ketoacyl-ACP reductase: MSETTRRLDPLDPRPLDGRTCVVTGASRGIGRSIAYELARCGGDVAINYRSSAAEARDVKEVIEENDETAMCAQADVSDPDEVERMAAEVHEELGSVDVLVNNAGITIDRRFEEMSHEDWQQVIDVNLGGTFNCTKAFFEDIQSAEEGRLINISSVVGQQGNYGQANYATSKGGLFAFTRTLALELASTGSTANCVAPGFVKTDMLEKVPERVQEKIRARIPLDRFADTQDIVGMIRFLASDDASYMTGQVLGVNGGLEW; this comes from the coding sequence ATGTCCGAAACGACACGGCGACTGGATCCGCTGGATCCACGCCCGCTCGATGGCCGGACCTGCGTCGTCACGGGCGCGTCGCGGGGGATCGGCCGGTCGATCGCCTACGAGTTGGCGCGGTGTGGTGGTGACGTGGCCATCAACTACCGCAGTTCCGCCGCCGAGGCCCGCGACGTCAAGGAGGTCATTGAGGAGAATGACGAGACGGCGATGTGTGCCCAGGCGGATGTCTCGGACCCCGACGAGGTCGAACGGATGGCTGCCGAAGTGCACGAGGAACTCGGCTCCGTCGACGTGCTCGTCAACAACGCCGGCATCACCATCGACCGGCGGTTCGAGGAAATGAGTCACGAGGACTGGCAACAGGTCATCGATGTCAACCTCGGCGGGACGTTCAACTGCACCAAGGCTTTCTTCGAAGACATCCAGTCGGCCGAGGAGGGCCGTCTGATCAACATCTCCAGCGTGGTCGGCCAGCAGGGCAACTACGGCCAGGCGAACTACGCCACTTCGAAGGGTGGGCTGTTCGCGTTCACGCGGACGCTCGCGCTCGAACTCGCGAGCACGGGCTCGACGGCGAACTGCGTCGCGCCCGGGTTCGTGAAGACGGACATGCTCGAGAAGGTGCCCGAGCGCGTCCAGGAGAAGATCCGCGCTCGGATCCCGCTGGATCGCTTCGCCGACACCCAGGATATCGTCGGCATGATCCGGTTTCTGGCGAGCGACGACGCGAGCTACATGACCGGCCAGGTGCTCGGCGTCAACGGCGGTCTGGAGTGGTAG
- a CDS encoding NADPH-dependent FMN reductase — MVTVVAIPGSLREHSYTRLALGHALDGARDAGADAELLDLRRFDLQPLNPDVDDQGDSAAFARRVRAADAVLLGTPMYHGSYSGVLKNALDHCGFDEFEGKTVGLLGVAGGAFPITALEHLRSVCRALDAWVLPHQAAVPRASSAFEDGAFVDDDLASRVDTLGRRVVEYARIEPDPSTFESDQNVGG, encoded by the coding sequence ATGGTCACCGTCGTCGCGATTCCGGGCAGTCTTCGGGAACACAGTTACACCCGTCTCGCGCTCGGACACGCTCTTGACGGCGCCAGGGACGCCGGCGCCGACGCCGAGTTGCTCGACCTCCGACGGTTCGATCTGCAGCCGTTGAACCCCGATGTCGACGATCAGGGCGACAGTGCGGCGTTCGCGCGGCGGGTCCGTGCGGCCGACGCGGTGTTGCTCGGCACGCCGATGTATCACGGGTCGTACTCCGGCGTGCTGAAAAACGCCCTCGACCACTGCGGGTTCGACGAGTTCGAGGGCAAGACCGTCGGCCTGCTCGGCGTCGCGGGCGGCGCCTTCCCCATCACGGCGCTCGAACACCTGCGATCGGTGTGTCGCGCCCTCGACGCGTGGGTGTTGCCCCACCAGGCGGCCGTCCCCCGCGCGTCGTCGGCGTTCGAGGACGGCGCGTTCGTCGACGACGACCTGGCGAGTCGGGTCGACACGCTGGGGCGGCGCGTCGTCGAATACGCCCGTATCGAACCCGACCCGTCGACCTTCGAGAGCGACCAGAACGTGGGCGGGTAG
- a CDS encoding YIP1 family protein — translation MTTWVENPRGGRDRGLRGIVRAWAEVLGRPRRFFRHGVAPGDQAPGLVFAVAMAVIYAASLSVLDPSRFPAGGPLRAAVTVLLVGVLVAPAVLHLLAALQTLLLMAVVRDRAGVSETVQVIAYATAPAPFAAIPIPEVRVACCLYGATLLVVGLGVVHDTTRLRAFVAGTVPAVLLFGVGFGGSDALVDLLLSWYII, via the coding sequence GTGACGACGTGGGTCGAGAACCCCCGCGGCGGTCGTGACCGCGGACTGCGCGGCATCGTTCGGGCGTGGGCCGAGGTGCTGGGTCGCCCCAGGCGATTCTTCCGTCACGGCGTCGCGCCGGGCGATCAGGCGCCGGGCCTCGTGTTCGCCGTCGCGATGGCCGTCATCTACGCCGCCTCGCTATCCGTTCTCGATCCGTCGCGGTTCCCGGCCGGCGGGCCGCTCCGTGCCGCGGTCACCGTCCTGCTCGTCGGCGTCCTCGTCGCGCCCGCGGTGCTCCACCTGCTCGCGGCGCTTCAGACGCTCCTGTTGATGGCGGTCGTCCGTGACCGTGCCGGCGTGAGCGAGACGGTCCAGGTCATTGCGTACGCGACGGCGCCCGCCCCGTTCGCGGCGATTCCGATTCCCGAGGTTCGGGTCGCGTGCTGTCTGTACGGGGCGACGTTGCTCGTCGTCGGTCTCGGCGTCGTCCACGACACGACGCGACTCCGGGCGTTCGTCGCCGGGACGGTCCCCGCCGTCCTCCTGTTCGGCGTCGGGTTCGGTGGGAGCGACGCCCTGGTCGACCTGCTTTTGTCGTGGTATATCATCTGA
- a CDS encoding DHH family phosphoesterase, with translation MDWITHEEDVWFDFRGSTTDQLVSGRYYKGTVDGFADFGVFVDLSPGVTGLLHRSELDRRLESLGWDPGETVFVQVKNVRDNGNVDLAWSKRQSEREFRGAKVHDPEGEADGEQIEMGAEEATESPAPVRQTPTASSGEELNGAAETTEEAETPSSSPSPSEADDVTDEIAEATETDSPDDPETVDPETAVDAAELERVDVDALDDHVGDDVRLEGEIVGVRQTSGPTVFELRDSTGAVDCAAFVEAGVRAYPDVEVGSVVRLAGEVELRYDELQVETESLTILEGEEAAAVEQRLADALTAEARPDDVVSLADHDAIDAVAGDLLDAAETIRRAVLESRPIVVRHAATADGYVAGAAVERAVLPLIRSEHAAADAEYHFFTRRPLEESVYDMDDATKDVTRMLQDRDRHDEKLPLVLLVGTGSTVESSDGLGLLGIYGASRVVVDAEVADAAIADDCEAIVNPSLAGADAADLSTGAMATTLAATVNADVRDDLAHLPAVSYWSDTPQAYGDLAADAGFDADRTRELREAIALEAYYQSYEEKRELITDLLFDATSGLAGHISEQFRQKLDDEIETATANLDRNEEDGVVVDHLDTDAYTHRFDFPPKSLLLDELHRRRRPEDDSYLTVGVATDELYLRSSGDLDLRGVASDAAEAVSDAGITAASIRDGRIEFLSGRRDAAVDAIVDAAVDRIA, from the coding sequence ATGGATTGGATCACCCACGAAGAGGACGTTTGGTTTGATTTCCGCGGCTCCACCACCGATCAACTGGTCTCGGGCCGCTACTACAAGGGGACGGTCGACGGCTTCGCCGACTTCGGCGTCTTCGTCGACCTCTCTCCTGGTGTCACCGGACTGTTGCATCGGAGCGAACTCGACCGCCGGCTCGAGAGTCTCGGCTGGGACCCCGGCGAGACCGTGTTCGTGCAGGTGAAAAACGTCCGCGACAACGGTAACGTCGACCTCGCGTGGTCGAAGCGGCAGTCGGAACGCGAGTTCCGCGGGGCGAAAGTTCACGACCCCGAGGGCGAGGCCGACGGCGAGCAGATCGAGATGGGCGCCGAGGAGGCGACGGAGTCGCCCGCGCCCGTCCGACAGACGCCGACCGCGTCCAGCGGCGAGGAACTGAACGGTGCTGCGGAGACGACCGAGGAAGCCGAAACCCCGTCCTCGTCCCCGTCCCCGTCCGAAGCCGACGACGTGACGGACGAGATCGCAGAAGCGACGGAGACGGACTCACCCGACGACCCCGAAACGGTCGACCCGGAGACGGCCGTCGACGCCGCCGAGCTGGAACGCGTCGATGTCGACGCCCTCGACGACCACGTCGGCGACGACGTGCGCCTCGAAGGCGAGATCGTCGGCGTCCGACAGACGAGCGGTCCGACGGTGTTCGAACTCCGCGACAGCACGGGTGCCGTCGACTGCGCGGCGTTCGTCGAGGCGGGCGTCCGCGCCTACCCCGATGTCGAAGTCGGAAGCGTCGTCCGCCTCGCCGGCGAGGTCGAACTCCGCTACGACGAACTGCAGGTCGAAACCGAGTCGCTCACGATTCTGGAGGGCGAGGAGGCCGCAGCCGTCGAACAGCGCCTGGCCGACGCGCTGACGGCGGAGGCCCGACCGGACGACGTCGTCTCACTGGCCGATCACGACGCCATCGACGCGGTGGCCGGCGACCTGCTCGACGCGGCGGAGACCATCCGCCGGGCCGTGCTCGAATCCCGTCCCATCGTCGTTCGCCACGCCGCGACGGCGGATGGCTACGTCGCCGGCGCCGCCGTCGAGCGCGCCGTCCTGCCGCTGATCCGGTCGGAACACGCCGCCGCCGACGCCGAGTACCATTTCTTCACGCGCCGTCCGCTCGAGGAGTCCGTCTACGACATGGACGACGCGACCAAGGACGTGACGCGGATGCTCCAGGACCGCGACCGACACGACGAGAAGCTCCCGCTGGTCCTGCTCGTCGGCACCGGCAGCACGGTCGAATCCAGCGACGGCCTGGGCCTGCTCGGCATCTACGGCGCCAGCCGCGTCGTCGTCGACGCCGAGGTGGCCGACGCCGCAATCGCCGACGACTGCGAAGCCATCGTCAACCCGAGTCTGGCCGGCGCCGACGCCGCCGACCTCTCGACGGGTGCGATGGCGACCACGCTCGCGGCGACGGTCAACGCCGACGTGCGCGACGACCTCGCGCACCTGCCTGCCGTCTCCTACTGGAGCGACACGCCCCAGGCGTACGGCGATCTCGCCGCCGACGCGGGCTTCGACGCCGACCGCACGCGCGAACTTCGCGAGGCCATCGCGCTGGAGGCCTACTACCAGTCCTACGAGGAGAAACGCGAACTCATCACGGACCTCCTGTTCGACGCCACGAGCGGCCTGGCCGGACACATCAGCGAGCAGTTCCGCCAGAAACTCGACGACGAGATCGAGACGGCGACGGCCAACCTGGACCGGAACGAGGAGGACGGCGTCGTCGTCGACCACCTCGACACCGACGCCTACACCCACCGCTTCGACTTCCCGCCCAAGAGCCTCCTACTCGACGAACTGCACCGCCGACGCCGCCCCGAGGATGACAGCTACCTGACCGTCGGCGTCGCTACAGACGAACTCTACCTGCGCAGTAGCGGCGACCTGGACCTCCGGGGCGTCGCGAGCGACGCTGCCGAGGCGGTCTCCGACGCCGGTATCACGGCCGCGAGCATCCGTGACGGCCGCATCGAGTTCCTTTCGGGCCGTCGCGACGCCGCCGTCGACGCCATCGTCGACGCCGCTGTCGACCGCATCGCCTGA
- a CDS encoding tRNA uridine(34) 5-carboxymethylaminomethyl modification radical SAM/GNAT enzyme Elp3, producing the protein MTSAGNAASADAESGESEAFERVCAALVDRILDGEVDRDDLESAKLDACSEHGAAKVPKNAHILQRAPDERRDEVQEVVQRKPVRTASGVSPVAIMTSPNMCPHGKCLYCPGGPASEFDSAQSYTGHEPAAARGEQNDYDPYGQVTLRLEQLRHIGHPVDKVELILMGGTMTARSHDYQEWFVKRALQALNEYDTDSTPDPAEGRSFAPDEVPEFEYLEDVIAENETADIRNIGTTFETKPDWCDPEQIDRMLDLGGTKVEVGVQTTYERINREMHRGHGVQASIDANRRLRDAAFKVGFHMMPGQPGMTEEMCLEDFRQLFEDPRWRPDYLKIYPTLVVRGTRIYDRWRRDEFDPLNNDQAADLVAEVMDLIPKYTRLQRVQRDIPADHIDAGVWKSNLRQLAEQRAAERGITPRDIRAREVGHNDADPDPGRVELDVMTYEAGGGTEHFISFEDPVADLLIGFCRLRFPNDPVRRELDNAALVRELHVYGSEAGIREETEGDGDWQHKGYGRRLLERAEELAADAGYDKVSVISGIGVRQYYREKLGYYQDGPYVSKRLT; encoded by the coding sequence ATGACTAGCGCCGGCAACGCCGCGAGCGCGGACGCCGAGTCGGGCGAGAGTGAGGCGTTCGAGCGCGTCTGTGCGGCCCTCGTCGACCGCATCCTCGACGGCGAGGTGGACCGCGACGACCTGGAGTCGGCGAAACTCGACGCCTGCTCGGAGCACGGCGCGGCGAAGGTGCCGAAAAACGCCCACATCCTCCAGCGCGCCCCCGACGAGCGGCGCGACGAGGTGCAGGAGGTCGTCCAGCGCAAGCCCGTTCGGACAGCCTCCGGCGTCTCCCCCGTCGCCATCATGACGTCGCCGAACATGTGCCCGCACGGGAAATGCCTCTACTGTCCCGGCGGCCCGGCCTCCGAGTTCGACAGCGCCCAGAGTTACACGGGCCACGAACCCGCCGCGGCCCGGGGCGAGCAGAACGACTACGACCCCTACGGGCAGGTGACGCTCCGTCTGGAACAGCTCCGCCACATTGGCCACCCCGTCGACAAGGTGGAGCTCATCCTGATGGGCGGGACGATGACCGCCCGGAGCCACGACTATCAGGAGTGGTTCGTCAAGCGGGCGCTCCAGGCCCTCAACGAATACGACACCGATTCGACGCCGGACCCGGCCGAGGGGCGGAGTTTCGCCCCGGACGAGGTTCCGGAGTTCGAATATCTTGAAGACGTCATCGCCGAAAACGAGACGGCGGACATCCGGAACATCGGCACGACGTTCGAGACCAAACCCGACTGGTGCGACCCCGAACAGATCGACCGGATGCTCGACCTCGGCGGGACGAAAGTCGAAGTCGGCGTCCAGACCACCTACGAGCGCATCAATCGCGAGATGCACCGCGGCCACGGCGTGCAGGCCTCTATCGACGCCAACCGCCGCCTGCGCGACGCCGCGTTCAAGGTCGGCTTCCACATGATGCCCGGCCAACCGGGCATGACCGAGGAGATGTGTCTCGAGGACTTCCGCCAGCTGTTCGAGGATCCCCGCTGGCGGCCCGACTACCTCAAAATCTACCCGACGCTCGTCGTCCGCGGCACCCGCATCTACGACCGCTGGCGCCGCGACGAGTTCGACCCCCTGAACAACGACCAGGCGGCCGACCTGGTGGCGGAGGTGATGGACCTGATTCCGAAGTACACGCGCCTCCAGCGAGTGCAACGCGACATCCCCGCCGACCACATCGACGCCGGCGTCTGGAAGTCGAACCTCCGGCAACTGGCCGAACAGCGCGCGGCAGAGCGGGGGATCACGCCCCGCGACATCCGCGCCCGCGAGGTGGGGCACAACGACGCCGACCCGGACCCCGGCCGGGTCGAACTCGATGTCATGACCTACGAGGCCGGCGGCGGCACGGAACATTTCATCAGTTTCGAGGACCCCGTCGCCGACCTGCTCATCGGCTTTTGTCGCCTGCGCTTCCCGAACGACCCCGTGCGGCGCGAACTCGACAACGCCGCGCTGGTGCGCGAACTCCACGTCTACGGGAGCGAGGCGGGCATCCGCGAGGAGACGGAGGGCGACGGCGACTGGCAACACAAGGGCTACGGTCGGCGCCTCCTCGAACGCGCCGAGGAACTCGCCGCCGACGCCGGCTACGACAAGGTGAGCGTCATCAGCGGCATCGGCGTCCGCCAGTATTACCGCGAGAAACTCGGGTATTATCAGGACGGGCCGTACGTCTCGAAGCGACTGACGTAG
- a CDS encoding acyltransferase, which yields MTDSDAERRHDRLDRHPTGGSRNSLWHWMRARHPIRVAVNYLAVWLIRVSPSLRAKNWLLRRLGTTVGPGVAVGLEATVDVFWPELVTLRSDAIVGYDATLLCHEFLQDEYRTGEVIVGERALVGAGAVVLPGVEIGADAKVAANSLVTDDVPPETTVAGVPARPVEGGVSER from the coding sequence GTGACCGATTCGGACGCCGAGCGGCGACACGATCGTCTCGACCGCCACCCCACCGGCGGGTCGCGGAACTCGCTGTGGCACTGGATGCGCGCACGACACCCGATCCGGGTCGCCGTCAACTACCTCGCGGTCTGGCTAATTCGCGTCTCGCCGAGTCTCCGGGCGAAAAACTGGCTGCTCCGACGGCTGGGGACCACGGTCGGCCCCGGCGTCGCCGTCGGCCTCGAAGCCACCGTCGACGTGTTCTGGCCGGAACTCGTCACCCTCCGGAGCGACGCCATCGTCGGCTACGACGCCACCCTGCTCTGTCACGAGTTCCTGCAGGACGAGTACCGCACGGGCGAGGTGATCGTCGGGGAACGGGCACTCGTGGGCGCGGGCGCCGTCGTCCTTCCGGGCGTCGAAATCGGTGCCGACGCGAAGGTGGCCGCCAACTCGCTGGTGACCGACGACGTGCCGCCGGAGACGACGGTGGCGGGCGTGCCGGCCCGTCCCGTTGAGGGTGGGGTGAGCGAACGTTAG
- a CDS encoding mechanosensitive ion channel domain-containing protein gives MQSGAINDVFTAVPIRFWLAFATLFLGLVLGWVVRMLVQRLLHRAGIPGVIEGTTFERTAREFGTSTVAILSAIAGYFVFGIAVFAAIAVAEIQYVAQFWNAVAGFLPQLFFAIVVLIVGVVLGDKVELLVSERFRGVKLPQIDVLPLMAKYSVFYLAALIALGQVGVATAALIVLLAAYVFALVFLGGLAFRHLLSAGAIGTYLLLQQPYTIGDEIRVGDVRGIVQEMDLFVTHVETDGEEYVLPNSKVFAEGFVRVRS, from the coding sequence ATGCAATCCGGCGCCATCAACGACGTCTTCACGGCCGTGCCCATCCGCTTCTGGCTCGCGTTCGCGACGCTCTTTCTCGGCCTCGTGCTCGGGTGGGTCGTCCGGATGTTAGTCCAGCGGCTCCTCCACCGGGCGGGCATCCCGGGCGTCATCGAGGGCACGACCTTCGAGCGAACCGCCCGCGAGTTCGGCACCTCGACCGTCGCCATCCTGTCGGCCATCGCCGGCTACTTCGTGTTCGGCATCGCGGTGTTCGCCGCCATCGCCGTCGCCGAAATCCAGTACGTCGCCCAGTTCTGGAACGCCGTCGCCGGCTTTCTCCCACAGCTCTTTTTCGCTATCGTCGTCCTCATCGTCGGGGTCGTCCTCGGCGACAAGGTGGAACTCCTGGTGTCCGAGCGGTTCCGCGGGGTGAAGCTCCCGCAGATCGACGTCCTCCCCCTGATGGCGAAATACAGCGTCTTCTATCTCGCCGCGCTGATCGCCCTCGGCCAGGTTGGCGTCGCCACCGCGGCGCTCATCGTCCTGCTCGCGGCCTACGTCTTCGCGCTCGTCTTCCTCGGCGGCCTCGCTTTCCGGCACCTGCTCTCGGCCGGCGCCATCGGTACCTACCTCCTCCTCCAGCAGCCCTACACCATCGGCGACGAGATCCGCGTCGGCGACGTGCGCGGGATCGTTCAGGAGATGGACCTCTTCGTTACCCACGTCGAGACCGACGGCGAGGAGTACGTCCTTCCCAACAGCAAAGTGTTCGCCGAGGGTTTCGTCCGGGTCCGGTCCTAA
- the dacZ gene encoding diadenylate cyclase, with protein MATLRDSLDDLVADIDGLFLFSPSASYYGKFDDLDVPRVVIATENDVDAEPFVELPLDFDDVRERIRFGIEGAMDRDLVSAGDTIACTVGMFDDDTDSLVRIRVEESVRSGVYDLFTDSRADPGVVRDVFEVAIDLGKKGQKGKPVGALFVVGDAGKVMNKSRPLSYNPFEKSHVHVGDPIVNVMLKEFSRLDGAFVVSDSGKIVSAYRYLEPSAEGVDIPKGLGARHMAGGAITRDTNAIAIVLSESDGMVRAFKGGDLVLEIDPEEY; from the coding sequence ATGGCGACGTTACGGGATTCTCTGGACGACCTCGTGGCCGACATCGACGGACTGTTTCTGTTCTCCCCGTCGGCGTCCTACTACGGGAAGTTCGACGACCTGGACGTGCCGCGCGTGGTGATCGCAACGGAGAACGACGTCGACGCAGAGCCGTTCGTAGAACTCCCGTTGGACTTCGACGACGTCCGCGAGCGCATCCGGTTCGGGATCGAGGGCGCGATGGACCGCGATCTCGTCTCGGCGGGCGACACCATCGCCTGCACCGTCGGGATGTTCGACGACGACACCGACTCCCTGGTCCGGATACGCGTCGAGGAGTCGGTGCGGTCCGGCGTCTACGACCTCTTTACCGATTCGCGCGCCGATCCCGGCGTGGTCCGTGATGTCTTCGAGGTGGCCATCGACCTCGGGAAGAAGGGCCAGAAGGGCAAGCCCGTCGGCGCGCTGTTCGTCGTCGGCGACGCGGGCAAGGTGATGAACAAGTCCCGCCCGCTCAGCTACAACCCCTTCGAGAAGTCCCACGTCCACGTCGGCGACCCCATCGTGAACGTGATGCTCAAGGAGTTCTCGCGCCTCGACGGCGCCTTCGTCGTCTCCGATTCGGGCAAGATCGTTTCGGCGTACCGCTACCTCGAACCCTCCGCCGAAGGGGTCGACATCCCGAAGGGACTGGGCGCCCGCCACATGGCCGGCGGCGCCATCACGCGCGACACCAACGCCATCGCCATCGTGCTCTCCGAATCGGATGGCATGGTCCGGGCGTTCAAGGGGGGCGACCTCGTTCTGGAGATCGATCCGGAGGAGTACTGA
- the purD gene encoding phosphoribosylamine--glycine ligase — MPETVLLVGGGGREHAIARAVAPDCDLYACASNRNPGIAALAAEMRAIDERDAAEIVAFAREVDATLAVVGPESALAAGVADALDDAGVYTFGPDADAARIETDKAYQRRFMRDEGIPGCPDFETFDDMDAACDYIDAYDGDLAVKPAGLTGGKGVRVTGDQVTKAEAKAYLREADYDRVVLEERLIGEEFTVQAFVANGEVRTTPAVQDHKRAYEGDEGPNTGGMGSYSDATPTLPFMDEADYDAAVEILEATVDALGEYKGVLYGQFMLTADGVRVVEFNARFGDPEAMNTLPVLETPFVDVLTAAREGVRLPALEFSRRATVCKYAVPAGYPTDPEAGARIDVDEESVAQAAAESGTDAGDALLFYASVDARDDGLYTTTSRAFAVVGIDETITAAETIAEDALAAAGDGLRVRHDIGRPALVQQRIDHVERLRE; from the coding sequence ATGCCCGAGACAGTGCTCCTCGTCGGCGGCGGCGGGCGCGAACACGCCATCGCCCGCGCCGTTGCTCCGGACTGTGACCTCTATGCCTGTGCGAGCAACCGCAACCCCGGCATCGCGGCCCTGGCCGCGGAGATGCGCGCAATCGATGAGCGCGACGCCGCGGAAATCGTCGCGTTCGCGCGCGAGGTAGATGCAACGCTCGCCGTCGTCGGTCCCGAATCCGCCCTCGCAGCGGGCGTCGCCGACGCCCTCGACGACGCCGGCGTCTACACCTTCGGCCCCGACGCCGACGCGGCCCGCATCGAGACGGACAAGGCCTATCAGCGACGGTTCATGCGCGACGAGGGGATTCCGGGCTGTCCCGACTTCGAGACGTTCGACGATATGGACGCCGCCTGCGACTACATCGACGCCTACGACGGTGACCTGGCCGTCAAACCCGCCGGCCTCACCGGCGGCAAGGGCGTCCGGGTCACCGGCGATCAGGTGACCAAAGCCGAGGCCAAGGCGTATCTCCGCGAGGCCGACTACGACCGCGTCGTCCTCGAGGAGCGACTGATCGGCGAGGAGTTCACCGTCCAGGCGTTCGTCGCCAACGGCGAGGTGCGCACCACGCCCGCCGTGCAGGACCACAAGCGCGCCTACGAAGGCGACGAGGGGCCGAACACGGGCGGGATGGGAAGTTACAGCGACGCCACCCCGACGCTCCCGTTCATGGACGAGGCGGACTACGACGCCGCCGTCGAGATCCTGGAGGCCACCGTCGACGCGCTGGGAGAGTACAAGGGCGTCCTCTACGGGCAGTTCATGCTCACCGCCGACGGCGTACGCGTCGTGGAGTTCAACGCCCGCTTCGGCGACCCCGAGGCGATGAACACGCTGCCCGTCCTCGAGACGCCGTTCGTGGACGTGCTCACGGCCGCGCGGGAGGGCGTTCGGCTGCCCGCCCTCGAATTCTCCCGCCGAGCGACGGTGTGTAAATACGCCGTCCCCGCGGGCTACCCCACGGATCCCGAGGCGGGCGCGCGCATCGATGTCGACGAGGAGAGCGTCGCCCAAGCGGCCGCGGAGAGCGGGACCGACGCCGGCGACGCCCTGCTCTTCTATGCGAGCGTCGACGCCCGCGACGACGGCCTCTACACCACCACCTCCCGGGCCTTTGCTGTCGTGGGAATCGACGAGACGATCACGGCCGCCGAGACCATCGCCGAGGACGCGCTTGCCGCCGCAGGCGACGGCCTCCGCGTGCGCCACGACATCGGCCGGCCGGCGCTCGTCCAGCAACGGATCGACCACGTGGAGCGACTCCGCGAGTAG
- the aglJ gene encoding S-layer glycoprotein N-glycosyltransferase AglJ: MSDRDDVCVLVPTLDEAETVGDVVTEFRDAGFENVLVIDGGSTDDTRTVAREAGARVVTQSGSGKGQAVREAVSDHIDAESVLMVDGDGTYHAADADAMLEPLFEGDAEHVIGNRFADMEPGAMTLLNRVGNRLINAAFGVIHGESFDDILSGYRAFTRDSFERMRLSAEGFGIETEMAVECAKQNIPTTVVPITYSSRPAGSNTNLHPVRDGGLIMLELYRRAKTSNPLFYFGSIGSVSTLTGVLLAAYVGVEWITRSVSHEVIAVVAAFAILVGVQLLMFGLLADLILSLHRENVEERE; the protein is encoded by the coding sequence ATGTCCGACCGCGACGACGTCTGCGTGCTCGTCCCCACGCTCGACGAGGCCGAAACCGTCGGCGACGTCGTCACGGAGTTCCGCGACGCCGGCTTCGAGAACGTCCTGGTCATCGACGGCGGGTCGACGGACGACACCCGAACCGTCGCTCGCGAGGCCGGTGCGCGCGTCGTCACCCAATCCGGCTCCGGCAAGGGGCAGGCGGTCCGCGAAGCCGTCTCGGACCACATCGACGCCGAGTCCGTCCTCATGGTCGACGGCGACGGCACGTACCACGCCGCCGACGCCGACGCGATGCTCGAGCCACTTTTCGAGGGCGACGCCGAACACGTTATCGGCAACCGCTTCGCCGACATGGAACCGGGCGCGATGACGCTTCTCAACCGCGTGGGCAACCGCCTCATCAACGCCGCCTTCGGCGTCATTCACGGCGAGTCGTTCGACGACATCCTCTCCGGCTACCGGGCGTTCACCCGCGACTCTTTCGAGCGGATGCGGCTCTCCGCGGAGGGGTTCGGTATCGAGACGGAGATGGCCGTCGAATGCGCCAAGCAAAACATCCCGACGACCGTCGTTCCCATCACCTACTCGTCGCGCCCCGCGGGATCGAACACGAACCTCCATCCCGTCCGTGACGGCGGGCTCATCATGCTGGAACTGTACCGCCGGGCGAAAACCAGCAATCCCCTGTTTTACTTCGGAAGCATCGGCTCGGTGTCGACGCTGACGGGCGTCCTGCTCGCCGCCTACGTCGGCGTCGAGTGGATCACCCGGAGCGTCTCCCACGAAGTCATCGCCGTCGTCGCCGCCTTCGCCATCCTGGTCGGCGTCCAACTGTTGATGTTCGGCCTGCTCGCCGATCTGATCCTCTCCTTGCACCGGGAGAACGTCGAGGAACGGGAGTAG